The following proteins are encoded in a genomic region of Nicotiana sylvestris chromosome 4, ASM39365v2, whole genome shotgun sequence:
- the LOC104218988 gene encoding uncharacterized protein isoform X1 encodes MEGGYVWAVAAGFNAALAAISAKFFSSQLIKYGCVVIFNVTMWGCYINSLKALSSLQATVTNFATNFLSSGLAGFLLFQERLPIQWFAGAALIVLGVIVLSKSSIEKKSHTS; translated from the exons ATGGAGGGTGGCTATGTGTGGGCAGTCGCAGCTGGATTCAACGCTGCTCTTGCAGCGATCTCTGCCAAATTCTTCTCCTCCCAG CTCATCAAATATGGTTGTGTCGTAATATTCAATGTCACTATGTGGGGATGCTATATCAATAGCCTTAAAGCTCTATCATCTCTACAAGCTACTGTGACAAACTTTGCAACCAACTTTTTATCGTCTGGATTGGCTGGATTTTTACTTTTCCAGGAGCGACTACCAATTCAG TGGTTTGCAGGTGCTGCACTGATTGTTCTAGGAGTTATTGTTTTGAGCAAGTCAAGCATCGAAAAGAAAAGTCATACAAGTTAG
- the LOC104218988 gene encoding uncharacterized protein isoform X2 has product MEGGYVWAVAAGFNAALAAISAKFFSSQLIKYGCVVIFNVTMWGCYINSLKALSSLQATVTNFATNFLSSGLAGFLLFQERLPIQVLH; this is encoded by the exons ATGGAGGGTGGCTATGTGTGGGCAGTCGCAGCTGGATTCAACGCTGCTCTTGCAGCGATCTCTGCCAAATTCTTCTCCTCCCAG CTCATCAAATATGGTTGTGTCGTAATATTCAATGTCACTATGTGGGGATGCTATATCAATAGCCTTAAAGCTCTATCATCTCTACAAGCTACTGTGACAAACTTTGCAACCAACTTTTTATCGTCTGGATTGGCTGGATTTTTACTTTTCCAGGAGCGACTACCAATTCAG GTGCTGCACTGA